The following are encoded in a window of Lacinutrix sp. WUR7 genomic DNA:
- a CDS encoding DUF6695 family protein: MSNTGIILTLAYPETIVMVADEWYSPYLRFIGVGKKDYLRAGHAALVLIEKATGTLEYHDFGRYITPEPNGRVRGKDTDHELAFPLVAKIENNKIENLNEILEFLSTHPKLTHGDGKLIASVCDAVDYDLARQHVTKMQQRDFIRYAAFVKDACNCARFVTDALIASVTDSVINKKLQKSKWFTPSTVGNVVIADTENKVYEVSEKGEISEYASSVSKDNRLYFLDKLKGHTPNFVGTLHPKAVADLHEKAQWLSGIAAGAWYELHATENSLDYWYKRISPHGNIDVHALYEVNEEGFDYHESYDFIHYSNCKFFHVEQHGKVYRFEIKE, translated from the coding sequence ATGAGTAATACAGGAATTATTTTAACATTGGCATATCCAGAAACTATTGTTATGGTTGCAGATGAATGGTATTCACCATATTTGCGGTTTATAGGAGTTGGAAAAAAGGATTATCTACGAGCAGGACATGCAGCTTTAGTTTTAATTGAAAAAGCAACGGGAACTTTAGAATATCATGATTTTGGAAGATATATTACGCCAGAACCTAACGGAAGAGTTCGAGGAAAAGATACCGATCATGAATTAGCATTTCCTTTGGTTGCTAAAATTGAAAATAACAAAATAGAGAATCTAAACGAAATTTTAGAGTTTCTAAGTACGCATCCAAAACTAACGCATGGTGATGGGAAATTAATCGCTTCGGTTTGTGATGCTGTAGATTATGATTTAGCGAGACAGCATGTAACAAAAATGCAACAGCGTGATTTTATTCGTTATGCCGCTTTTGTTAAAGATGCCTGTAATTGTGCGCGTTTTGTAACCGATGCTTTAATTGCTTCAGTGACCGATTCCGTAATAAATAAGAAACTGCAAAAATCGAAATGGTTTACACCAAGTACCGTTGGTAATGTGGTAATTGCAGATACGGAAAATAAGGTTTATGAAGTTTCCGAAAAAGGAGAGATTTCGGAATACGCATCTTCTGTAAGTAAAGATAATAGATTGTATTTCTTAGATAAATTAAAAGGGCATACGCCAAATTTTGTGGGTACATTACATCCGAAGGCAGTAGCCGATTTACATGAAAAAGCACAATGGCTTTCTGGTATTGCCGCAGGAGCTTGGTATGAATTGCATGCTACGGAAAATAGTTTAGATTATTGGTATAAACGAATTTCACCGCATGGAAATATAGATGTACATGCTTTGTATGAAGTGAATGAAGAAGGATTTGATTATCACGAATCTTATGATTTTATACATTATTCGAATTGTAAGTTTTTCCATGTAGAACAACACGGAAAGGTGTACAGGTTTGAGATAAAAGAGTAA
- a CDS encoding NRDE family protein: protein MCTVTIFTKGDNDFVLTSNRDEAPNRVSLPPDFYLVNNTKMLFPKDEKSGGTWIGVSEKNRLICLLNGGFESHQRKEHYTLSRGVVVTDLLASEEIVSTIENYNLQDIEPFTIVIADWDTDLHLYELVWDGTQKHFTKLPKEARVWSSSTLYTKAMREERTQWFEDFKSRNELSSAKALQFHKNTNIDNTEYGVIMDRGSVKTTSVTQVVKRKEEIFMSFENLQNNTVFSKTFLFSETIHE from the coding sequence ATGTGTACAGTAACTATTTTTACAAAAGGAGATAATGATTTTGTCTTAACGTCCAACAGAGACGAAGCGCCAAATCGTGTTTCTTTACCTCCAGATTTTTACTTGGTAAATAATACAAAAATGTTGTTTCCAAAAGATGAAAAATCAGGTGGAACATGGATTGGTGTTAGCGAAAAAAACAGGTTAATCTGTTTACTAAATGGCGGTTTTGAATCGCATCAAAGAAAAGAACATTACACATTAAGTCGCGGAGTTGTGGTTACCGATTTATTAGCTTCGGAAGAAATTGTTTCTACAATTGAAAATTATAACCTTCAGGATATAGAGCCATTCACTATAGTGATTGCCGATTGGGATACTGATTTACATTTGTACGAATTGGTTTGGGATGGTACCCAAAAACACTTCACCAAATTACCAAAAGAAGCTAGAGTTTGGTCTTCTTCTACATTATATACCAAAGCCATGCGCGAAGAACGTACCCAATGGTTTGAAGATTTTAAATCCAGAAACGAATTGTCTTCCGCGAAAGCGTTACAATTTCATAAAAATACCAATATAGATAATACAGAATATGGTGTTATTATGGATAGAGGATCTGTGAAAACCACTAGCGTTACTCAAGTTGTAAAAAGAAAAGAAGAAATTTTCATGTCTTTTGAAAACCTTCAAAACAATACGGTATTTTCAAAAACATTTTTATTTTCAGAGACTATTCATGAGTAA
- the pruA gene encoding L-glutamate gamma-semialdehyde dehydrogenase, which translates to MGKGFFNVPIAINEPVRAYAPGCEYREAISKTYKEMYNSNLDVPMYINGKDVTTGNTRTMSPPHDHKHIVGQYHLAEKSHVDEAISTALEARKGWSQVPWQDRAAIFLKAAELIAGPYRAKINAATMMAQSKTIHQAEIDAACELIDFLRFNVQFMTDMYHEQPESTSDAWNKIEYRPLEGFVYAVSPFNFTAIAGNLPACMAMMGNVVVWKPSDSQIYSAKVIMDVFKEAGVPAGVINVVFGDPVMITNTVLASPDFSGLHFTGSTYVFKELWKQIGNNIHNYKTYPKIVGETGGKDFIVAHKTANPKQVATAIVRGAFEFQGQKCSAASRAYVSKSIWNEVKEQVIKDVKSFKMGSPEDMSNFITAVIHEGSFDKLAKYIDQAKTDKDANIIVGGGYDKSKGYFIEPTVIVAEDPKYTTMCDELFGPVITIYVFEDDKYSETLKLVDETSDYALTGAILATDRYAVIEATKALENCAGNFYINDKPTGAVVGQQPFGGARGSGTNDKAGSILNLQRWVSPRMIKETFVTPTDYRYPFLGE; encoded by the coding sequence ATGGGAAAAGGATTTTTTAATGTTCCAATCGCAATAAACGAACCTGTAAGAGCGTATGCTCCTGGTTGCGAGTATCGTGAAGCTATTTCAAAAACATATAAAGAAATGTACAACAGCAATTTAGACGTGCCAATGTACATAAACGGGAAAGATGTTACAACGGGTAACACTAGAACAATGTCTCCTCCTCATGATCATAAACATATTGTTGGTCAATACCATTTAGCTGAAAAATCTCATGTAGACGAGGCTATTTCTACTGCTCTTGAAGCAAGAAAAGGTTGGTCTCAAGTGCCATGGCAAGATCGTGCTGCTATCTTTTTAAAAGCTGCCGAATTAATTGCAGGTCCTTACAGAGCAAAAATAAATGCTGCTACTATGATGGCACAATCTAAAACAATACATCAAGCAGAAATTGATGCTGCTTGTGAGTTAATAGACTTTTTACGTTTTAACGTACAGTTTATGACAGATATGTACCACGAACAACCAGAAAGTACTAGTGACGCATGGAATAAGATTGAATACAGACCATTAGAAGGTTTTGTTTACGCGGTATCTCCATTTAACTTTACGGCTATTGCTGGTAACTTACCTGCTTGTATGGCAATGATGGGAAATGTGGTAGTATGGAAACCTAGTGATTCTCAAATATACTCTGCAAAAGTAATTATGGATGTATTTAAAGAAGCTGGTGTACCTGCTGGTGTAATTAATGTAGTATTTGGTGATCCTGTTATGATTACAAATACAGTATTAGCTAGTCCAGATTTCTCTGGTTTACACTTTACAGGTTCTACTTATGTATTTAAAGAATTATGGAAACAAATTGGAAACAATATCCATAACTACAAAACATATCCAAAAATTGTTGGAGAAACAGGAGGTAAAGATTTTATCGTTGCACACAAAACTGCAAACCCTAAACAAGTAGCAACTGCTATTGTTAGAGGTGCTTTTGAGTTTCAAGGACAAAAATGTAGCGCTGCTTCTCGTGCTTATGTTTCTAAAAGTATTTGGAACGAAGTGAAAGAGCAAGTAATTAAAGATGTAAAATCTTTTAAAATGGGATCTCCTGAAGATATGAGTAATTTTATAACTGCTGTTATTCATGAAGGTTCATTCGATAAGCTTGCAAAATATATTGACCAAGCTAAGACGGATAAAGATGCTAACATTATTGTTGGTGGTGGTTACGATAAAAGTAAAGGTTACTTTATTGAGCCTACAGTAATTGTAGCAGAAGACCCAAAATACACGACCATGTGTGATGAATTATTTGGACCTGTTATTACTATTTATGTTTTTGAGGATGATAAATATTCGGAAACATTAAAACTTGTTGACGAAACTAGTGACTACGCTTTAACTGGAGCAATTTTAGCAACAGACAGATATGCGGTTATTGAAGCAACAAAAGCTTTAGAAAACTGTGCTGGAAACTTCTATATCAATGACAAGCCAACTGGCGCTGTTGTAGGACAACAACCATTTGGAGGTGCTAGAGGTTCTGGAACAAACGATAAAGCTGGAAGTATTTTAAACTTACAACGTTGGGTTTCACCAAGAATGATTAAAGAAACATTTGTAACTCCTACAGATTACAGATATCCTTTTTTAGGAGAATAA
- a CDS encoding T9SS type A sorting domain-containing protein, giving the protein MKNFYILVFSLVTLSAFAQNKKAFLKLDTSDMETSVLAQKSVITDITSYNQKTINNLSFYQAYKTIAQGDLQERLSPLQSLKEKSKQSYFTKIIPLAIMHSEFESITDAAMQNNIVTKDAQGNLLRTNTETPVFEKSTITLATALRTETKGLQTTFRLDASNIFNTTNHSIQNIAIDFNDGLGKRNITTNQNIVVAYPGPGKKTLHFEITLDNNNIITRNASIEIKYSNADLYTNFNRVISTFNASLPTNLLAPYGEPTSYPGTGEYEIFASADGIIDKPIFLVDGFDPGDGRPINGYTDIISGNYVDGLYDLLNFNDGGNTSNLGDLVRAEGFDVIILNFPIYTRAADAKVVDGGVDFIERNAMLLVELINYINTEEKIGDAQNVIIGPSMGGLISRYALNYMEAENMDHETRLWISFDAPHHGANVPIGFQHQFNFLAFGLDDFWVLGDQNVEELQPIIDGMLRSSAARQMLTDQFEPHITSSDGVTFNSSRSLPRAHAFKGILDGRMNTANGSIFPEQTRNISIINGSGSNNRYPDNSPQENDLVPGSQIVNANIDLFDIATLKVRTYFTPNAGTQIENSKVHLDFPWWFALANDRENNASSTAFSYSNGIDAASGGLFDIKKLTTDLGADGLVGDFLNSLKIDKFNFIPSVSAMAFETTTNEINWFHTPSGITTARATSNITPFDAWYMPTENQPHVTLTEGNVAFALNEIFQETLSTDTYIENSIKLEQNPITNALHILSTKTFQNAKITIVDVTGKIVYHNNMALNERTSIPLHIASGLYILNIETSENQNLKTKFMVK; this is encoded by the coding sequence ATGAAAAATTTTTACATTCTAGTATTTTCACTAGTAACCCTCTCTGCTTTTGCCCAAAACAAAAAGGCATTTCTTAAGTTGGATACTTCAGACATGGAAACTTCGGTTTTAGCACAAAAATCGGTGATCACAGACATCACTAGCTACAACCAAAAAACAATCAACAATTTAAGCTTTTACCAAGCATACAAAACCATTGCCCAAGGTGATTTACAAGAACGTCTTTCACCTTTACAAAGCTTAAAAGAAAAAAGTAAACAAAGCTACTTTACTAAAATAATTCCGTTAGCAATAATGCATAGTGAGTTTGAATCTATAACAGATGCCGCCATGCAAAACAATATCGTAACCAAAGATGCGCAAGGAAACCTATTAAGAACCAACACAGAAACTCCCGTTTTTGAAAAAAGCACCATTACACTTGCAACGGCTTTACGTACAGAAACAAAAGGTTTGCAAACTACTTTTCGTTTAGATGCTAGCAATATATTTAACACTACAAACCATAGTATTCAAAATATTGCAATAGATTTTAATGACGGATTAGGAAAAAGAAACATTACCACCAATCAAAACATCGTTGTAGCATATCCTGGCCCTGGAAAAAAGACCTTACATTTTGAAATCACATTAGATAACAATAACATTATTACTAGAAACGCTAGCATAGAAATCAAATACTCTAATGCGGATTTATACACTAATTTTAATCGTGTAATAAGCACCTTTAATGCTAGTCTTCCAACCAACTTACTAGCTCCTTATGGGGAACCTACTTCATACCCTGGAACCGGTGAATATGAAATATTTGCTAGTGCCGATGGCATCATAGACAAACCAATTTTTCTGGTAGATGGATTTGATCCTGGTGATGGCAGACCAATTAACGGCTATACCGATATTATATCTGGAAACTACGTAGACGGACTTTATGACCTCCTTAATTTTAATGATGGTGGAAACACTTCTAATCTTGGTGATTTGGTAAGAGCCGAAGGATTTGATGTTATCATTTTAAATTTCCCTATTTATACAAGAGCTGCAGATGCAAAAGTAGTAGATGGCGGTGTAGATTTTATAGAGCGTAACGCTATGTTATTGGTAGAATTAATAAATTATATTAATACCGAAGAAAAAATAGGGGATGCTCAAAACGTGATTATTGGTCCGAGTATGGGAGGTTTAATTTCTAGATATGCACTAAATTATATGGAAGCGGAAAATATGGATCATGAAACTAGATTATGGATTTCTTTTGATGCACCGCATCATGGTGCAAATGTACCAATTGGCTTTCAGCATCAATTCAATTTTCTTGCATTTGGCTTAGATGACTTCTGGGTATTAGGAGACCAAAATGTGGAAGAATTACAACCAATTATTGATGGCATGTTACGTTCTTCTGCAGCAAGACAAATGCTAACCGATCAATTTGAACCACATATTACAAGTAGCGATGGTGTTACCTTTAATAGTTCTCGATCTTTGCCAAGAGCACACGCTTTTAAAGGTATTTTGGACGGAAGAATGAATACAGCAAACGGTTCTATTTTTCCAGAACAAACACGTAATATTTCCATAATAAATGGAAGTGGTAGTAATAATCGTTATCCAGATAATTCGCCTCAAGAAAATGATTTGGTACCTGGAAGCCAAATTGTAAATGCAAATATTGATCTTTTCGATATTGCAACCTTAAAAGTAAGAACCTATTTTACACCAAATGCAGGAACGCAAATTGAAAACAGTAAAGTACATTTAGACTTTCCTTGGTGGTTCGCTCTAGCAAACGACAGAGAAAATAACGCAAGCTCGACGGCCTTTTCATACTCCAATGGAATTGACGCTGCTTCTGGAGGTTTATTTGATATTAAAAAATTAACAACAGATTTAGGTGCAGATGGACTAGTTGGTGATTTTTTAAACTCCTTAAAAATCGATAAATTTAATTTTATTCCAAGTGTTAGCGCTATGGCTTTTGAAACAACGACCAATGAAATTAACTGGTTTCATACACCATCTGGAATAACTACTGCTAGAGCAACATCTAACATCACACCTTTTGACGCTTGGTACATGCCAACAGAAAACCAACCACATGTCACTTTAACAGAAGGGAACGTTGCTTTTGCTTTAAATGAAATTTTTCAAGAAACATTGTCTACAGATACCTACATAGAAAACAGCATTAAACTAGAACAAAATCCTATCACAAATGCGTTACATATTTTAAGCACAAAGACTTTTCAAAACGCAAAAATAACTATTGTAGATGTAACAGGAAAAATAGTATATCATAACAATATGGCTTTAAATGAAAGAACAAGTATTCCTTTACATATTGCTTCTGGTTTATATATTTTAAATATTGAAACTTCAGAAAACCAAAACCTAAAAACAAAATTTATGGTTAAATAG
- the rsmG gene encoding 16S rRNA (guanine(527)-N(7))-methyltransferase RsmG, with protein sequence MQLILKYFPNLTEDQIDKFTKLEALYQDWNLKINVVSRKDIDELYLRHVLHSLAIAKVVDFKPKTKIMDVGTGGGFPGIPLAILYPECSFHLVDSINKKLNVVREVVEGLGLENVKTTHCRVEEIKDTYDFIVSRAVAAMPTFVHWVKGRVAKKQNHELKNGIIYLKGGDLTEELQDYPKATIYNISDYYTEDFFETKKIVHLPLKYKG encoded by the coding sequence ATGCAGCTAATTCTTAAGTATTTTCCAAATCTAACAGAAGATCAAATTGATAAATTTACCAAGTTAGAAGCCTTGTATCAAGACTGGAACTTAAAGATAAATGTAGTATCTAGAAAAGATATTGACGAATTGTATTTACGTCACGTGCTGCATTCTTTAGCTATTGCAAAAGTGGTAGATTTTAAACCGAAAACTAAAATTATGGATGTTGGTACTGGTGGAGGATTTCCAGGAATACCTTTAGCTATTTTGTATCCAGAATGTTCTTTTCATTTGGTAGATAGTATTAATAAAAAGCTAAATGTGGTTAGAGAAGTAGTAGAAGGTTTAGGGTTAGAAAATGTAAAAACTACCCATTGTAGAGTCGAAGAAATTAAAGATACCTATGATTTTATTGTAAGTAGAGCAGTAGCGGCAATGCCAACTTTTGTGCATTGGGTGAAAGGTCGCGTAGCTAAAAAGCAAAACCACGAACTTAAAAATGGTATTATTTATTTAAAAGGAGGGGATTTAACCGAAGAGTTACAGGATTACCCAAAAGCTACCATTTATAATATTTCAGATTATTATACTGAAGATTTTTTTGAAACAAAAAAAATAGTACATCTCCCTTTAAAGTATAAAGGGTAA
- a CDS encoding acyl-CoA desaturase: protein MTKQTITFSRTDSAKFFKTLNKRVNNYFKENKIKKTGNWKLYTKAIVMFTLLLGPLVLLLTVDLPTWLQIISMMIIGIGMAGVGMNVMHDANHGSFSSKKWVNRLMGSSIHILAGNDYNWKVQHNVLHHTYTNIQGHDEDIDAGRIIRFSKHSKWLKIHQYQKYYAFLLYGLLTVNWAITTDFKQTYIYLKRKLSYGEFPKPATQWTKLIIGKIIYYSIWVVLPIAMGYAWWQVLIGFLIMHYTAGIILSVVFQLAHVMPNTDMPIPDKAGNMKNTWAIHQLFTTSNFSPKNWLVEFYTGGLNRQVEHHLFAHISHVHYKNIAKIVKDTAHEFSLPYNEYNTMWKAIGEHYQQLKVLGQKPSMA from the coding sequence ATGACAAAACAAACAATAACTTTTTCAAGAACAGACTCGGCAAAGTTTTTTAAAACACTAAACAAACGTGTTAACAACTACTTTAAAGAGAACAAAATTAAAAAAACCGGTAATTGGAAGTTATATACTAAAGCCATAGTAATGTTTACTTTATTACTTGGTCCTTTAGTACTTTTATTAACGGTTGATTTACCAACTTGGCTTCAAATTATATCTATGATGATTATAGGTATTGGGATGGCTGGTGTAGGAATGAATGTGATGCATGATGCAAATCATGGTTCTTTTTCTAGTAAAAAATGGGTAAATAGATTAATGGGAAGCAGCATACACATATTAGCTGGTAACGATTACAACTGGAAAGTACAACACAATGTGTTACACCATACTTATACCAATATTCAAGGACATGATGAAGATATTGATGCGGGAAGAATTATTCGTTTTTCAAAACATTCTAAATGGTTGAAAATTCATCAATATCAAAAATATTATGCCTTTTTACTTTACGGTTTATTAACCGTAAACTGGGCTATTACTACAGACTTTAAACAAACCTATATTTATCTAAAAAGAAAATTATCTTATGGTGAATTCCCAAAACCAGCTACACAATGGACCAAGTTAATTATTGGTAAGATAATTTATTACTCTATTTGGGTAGTTTTACCTATAGCTATGGGTTATGCTTGGTGGCAAGTTTTAATAGGCTTTTTAATCATGCATTATACTGCTGGAATTATCTTAAGTGTCGTTTTTCAATTAGCACACGTAATGCCTAATACAGACATGCCTATTCCTGATAAAGCTGGAAACATGAAAAATACTTGGGCAATTCATCAACTATTTACTACTTCTAATTTTTCACCAAAAAACTGGTTAGTAGAATTTTATACAGGTGGTTTAAACAGACAAGTAGAACATCACTTATTTGCACATATTAGCCATGTTCACTATAAAAACATAGCTAAAATTGTTAAAGATACTGCGCATGAATTTAGCTTACCATACAATGAATACAACACGATGTGGAAAGCAATAGGAGAACATTATCAACAATTAAAAGTGTTAGGTCAAAAACCTAGCATGGCTTAA
- a CDS encoding pyridoxal phosphate-dependent aminotransferase, giving the protein MNPLSERITNMSTSATLAMAAKARELRAEGKDIIGLSLGEPDFNTPDFIKDAAIQAIKDNYNSYSPVDGYVDLKEAVITKFKRDNNLTYTLPQVVVSTGAKQSLYNIAQVMLNKGDEVILPCPYWVSYSDIVKVAEGVPVEVKTSIDTDFKMTAAQLEAAITPKTKMIWFSSPCNPSGSLYSKEELEALASVLVKHPNIYVVSDEIYEHINYTGKPHASMAGIDGMFNNTITVNGVSKAFAMTGWRVGFIGAPDWIARACNKMQGQVTSGTNCIAQRAVITALNADPSVVKYMIDEFKVRRDMVLDLLDGIEGFKTNTPEGAFYVFPDISFFFGKTLRGKKINNATDFSLYLLEEALVATVTGDAFGDKNCIRISYAASQEQIKEAIKRIKEALS; this is encoded by the coding sequence ATGAATCCACTTTCAGAAAGAATAACAAACATGTCTACTTCTGCCACATTAGCTATGGCAGCAAAAGCAAGAGAACTTAGAGCCGAAGGCAAAGATATTATAGGATTAAGTTTGGGAGAACCAGATTTTAATACTCCAGATTTCATTAAAGACGCTGCAATTCAAGCAATAAAAGACAATTACAATTCATACTCTCCTGTAGATGGTTATGTAGATTTAAAGGAAGCTGTAATTACAAAATTTAAACGCGACAATAATTTAACATATACTTTACCACAAGTAGTGGTATCTACTGGTGCAAAACAATCTTTATATAACATTGCACAAGTAATGTTAAATAAAGGAGACGAAGTTATTTTACCTTGTCCGTATTGGGTGAGCTATAGTGATATTGTTAAGGTTGCAGAAGGAGTTCCTGTAGAAGTAAAAACGTCTATAGATACAGATTTCAAAATGACTGCCGCGCAATTAGAAGCAGCTATTACGCCAAAAACAAAAATGATTTGGTTTAGTTCTCCTTGTAACCCTAGTGGTTCTTTATACAGTAAGGAAGAATTGGAAGCTTTGGCTTCTGTTTTGGTAAAGCATCCAAATATTTATGTGGTTTCCGATGAAATATACGAACACATAAACTACACCGGAAAACCACACGCAAGTATGGCTGGAATTGATGGTATGTTTAATAATACGATTACCGTAAATGGTGTATCTAAAGCTTTTGCTATGACTGGCTGGAGAGTTGGTTTTATTGGTGCTCCAGATTGGATTGCTCGTGCTTGTAATAAAATGCAAGGACAAGTAACTAGCGGAACAAACTGTATAGCGCAACGTGCTGTTATAACGGCTTTAAATGCAGACCCAAGTGTTGTAAAATACATGATAGACGAGTTTAAAGTACGTCGTGATATGGTTTTAGATTTATTGGATGGTATAGAAGGTTTTAAAACCAACACACCAGAAGGTGCCTTTTATGTGTTTCCAGATATTTCTTTTTTCTTCGGAAAGACCTTACGTGGTAAAAAAATAAATAACGCTACAGATTTCTCTCTATATCTCTTAGAAGAAGCATTAGTTGCTACGGTAACAGGAGATGCATTTGGAGATAAAAACTGTATTCGTATTTCTTATGCAGCAAGTCAAGAGCAAATTAAAGAAGCAATCAAAAGAATTAAAGAAGCACTTAGCTAA
- a CDS encoding TrkH family potassium uptake protein: MRAIKLNHKIIFHFFGLLLLFNGGFMLLSALISLIYKDGVTLELFLSGIVTLLVGVFGMVSTRNHSKEMNKREGYIVVTFGWIVMSLSGTLPYVFTESIPQFTDAFFETMSGFTTTGASILNDIEAVPEGVLFWRSLTHWIGGMGIIVLAIAILPLLGIGGMQLFAAEAPGPSTDKLHPRITDTAKRLWLIYFGYTVAETILLQVAGMSFFDAINHSLCTLSTGGFSTKNASVAYWNNEPVIQYIIIVFMFLAGTNFVLSYFAFKGKVQKIIHDEEFKLYFKFVAIFTAIVALIIYFKSDLTASTIDHPMVWGEAESAFRHALFQVLSVITTTGFVTADYTLWTPFLVVFFFGIMFLGGSAGSTSGGVKVVRHLVLIKNGFLEFKRTLHPNAIVPVRYNKKAISKEIVFNILAFFILYMLSFIVGALVFSMMGINFESSVGLAASSLGNVGPALGDFGPVNNYASLPDLGKWWCSFLMLIGRLELFTVLILFTPFFWRNR, translated from the coding sequence ATGAGAGCCATTAAGCTTAACCACAAAATTATTTTCCATTTTTTCGGATTGCTACTCTTGTTTAATGGTGGTTTTATGCTGCTGTCTGCACTTATCAGTTTGATTTATAAAGATGGTGTCACTTTAGAGTTATTTCTTTCCGGAATTGTAACGCTTTTAGTTGGTGTTTTTGGAATGGTTTCTACTAGAAATCATAGCAAAGAAATGAACAAACGCGAAGGTTATATTGTAGTAACTTTTGGTTGGATTGTTATGTCGCTATCTGGAACCTTACCTTATGTATTTACCGAAAGTATCCCGCAATTTACAGATGCTTTTTTTGAAACGATGTCTGGTTTTACAACCACAGGAGCATCTATTTTAAATGATATTGAAGCAGTACCTGAAGGTGTTTTGTTTTGGCGAAGCTTAACGCATTGGATTGGCGGAATGGGAATTATAGTACTAGCCATTGCTATTTTACCTTTATTAGGAATTGGAGGTATGCAGCTTTTTGCAGCCGAAGCTCCAGGACCAAGCACCGATAAATTACACCCAAGAATTACAGATACAGCAAAACGTTTATGGCTTATTTATTTTGGGTACACGGTTGCGGAAACTATTTTATTGCAAGTAGCAGGAATGTCGTTTTTTGACGCTATAAATCATTCCTTATGTACCTTGTCTACAGGAGGGTTTTCTACTAAAAATGCCAGTGTTGCCTATTGGAATAATGAACCAGTAATACAATACATTATTATCGTGTTTATGTTTCTAGCAGGAACTAACTTTGTTTTAAGTTATTTCGCTTTTAAAGGTAAAGTGCAAAAAATTATACACGATGAAGAGTTTAAGCTATACTTTAAGTTTGTAGCTATTTTTACAGCTATTGTTGCCCTGATTATTTATTTCAAATCCGATCTTACAGCCTCGACAATTGATCATCCTATGGTTTGGGGAGAAGCAGAAAGTGCTTTTCGTCATGCTTTATTTCAGGTGTTATCTGTTATCACTACAACTGGTTTTGTAACGGCAGATTATACGTTATGGACACCGTTTTTAGTGGTGTTCTTTTTCGGAATCATGTTTCTTGGTGGATCTGCAGGTAGTACTTCTGGAGGTGTGAAAGTAGTACGTCATTTAGTACTAATTAAAAATGGATTTTTAGAGTTTAAACGTACTTTGCATCCCAATGCTATTGTGCCTGTTCGTTATAATAAAAAAGCCATTTCAAAAGAAATTGTATTTAATATACTTGCCTTTTTTATTCTATATATGCTTTCCTTTATTGTTGGAGCATTAGTGTTTTCAATGATGGGAATAAATTTTGAATCTTCCGTAGGTTTGGCAGCTTCCAGTTTAGGAAATGTTGGTCCGGCACTTGGTGATTTTGGTCCCGTAAATAACTATGCATCATTGCCTGATTTAGGAAAATGGTGGTGTAGTTTCTTAATGTTAATTGGAAGATTAGAATTGTTTACTGTACTTATATTATTTACGCCATTTTTCTGGAGAAATAGATAA